The following DNA comes from Pseudorasbora parva isolate DD20220531a chromosome 8, ASM2467924v1, whole genome shotgun sequence.
TAGTTCAAACCTTATCTTATTTAGTAATCAAATATAATGGCAAAACTcacaaaatgattttttttagtgtttgcccttttgaaaatttgagtactttaaaacttaaaattaTACTAGcagttaatataatattaataaaataaaataaaacacttacttAAAGAGAGCGATTATGTTTATTGCACACTTGTGCATTTTGTGatcattttacttttatatagttttattttaaagtacatTAAAGAAATATGGGTAGCGCTTTACAATTTTTCGGTTGCATTTTGTTAACAGTATAAACTACATTAGCTAACATGACCATGACAAATATTTCtaatatttctttattaatCGAAGATAATCTCAACATTTACTTTaaaagttgtatctgttaaCAAATAAAGGTGAACTAATGTTAGATTGTTAGaaatgaactaacaatgaacagttgtaatgttattaattaatcttaacaAAGATAagtactgtaacaaatgtattgcttatTGTTAGTAAATATTAGCTAATGCAATAACTTACCTTAACTATTGgtaccttattgtaaagtgttactgaaatatatttgaataatatttagTCTTGCTTTAAAGaaacacttattttaaagtgttcaCTTACACAAGTACTTGGCACATGTAAAGTACTTGATTataatttaaactttattttgttattcaatattacattttcaccattttatacaaatattttttaattggccTGCATGACATGCAAATGTCAACAGAAATAACATtaaagttagcctgacaagccagagccacatcaagatgtttggtctggaaactcaccattgacagctcaatccgaggggcgggataaacggttgtctttcaaactccctctgcacgcgataggatagcgctacaaccaaccagagcaacgaaggtgaaacagagcttgttgatagattaaacattcaccgtatccggtcggcaaaactccgaacacctcgtccctttttaagaatgacttcagtgccgttctttgttcttttctcagagaaaagcttaactccaagtcttccagagtcgcggtcaaagctgattcgaaagaccgccgccgttcgccagtttctgtttttactagaagcacgcaaacgcaactcggccgttgtcattatggccccgcccgccaactctatacacgacgtgattggcccgtccagattgaggggaatacagctcagaagggtattgagagttcctagacgacacttgcgggcagattaaatttgctgctgctaggatgcgtctagatttctaggctacattaaagtatattttagttcacAATAGATGTTTGTCAGTAAATCCATTGCACTTTAACCACATTTCAAAGATAATAGAAGAACACAAGTCAATTACAAAGAAGTATTTAAGTCCTACCTCAAAAAAGCAATctcaaatatatacatttttacattgttgtACATTACAATACATTGTTGTTTAATTGCAATTAACATACAGTTGTGtctgaaaacattacattcagttCACACCTgagtatattattttattctatttattcttttatttcTTTCCACATGGGTTTTATTGTCCTGCGGTTAGACAAAGTGTAAATACAAGTGAAAAGAAGTAGAaatcaaaacacacaaaaaaaagtcatgtgGCATATGTGCCACTTTGCATTTCTGGACATCAGCAAAAAGACCTAGATAATGTTGTGTCACAATACTTCCTGTTATCATCAAAGCAAgcactaaaaaaaaatgttctttcaTTTTCCGTTTTAGATATGAACTACACCAACATGACACAGACGGAACAAAAAAACGCCACGAATGTCAGCAGTGTGTTCACGCATCAGGTTCTGCCCGTGTTCTACTCCATCATCTGCGCTTGTGCCTTCATTCTCAACGGACTTGCCGCTTGGATCTTCTTCAGGATTCCCAGCTCCTCGGCTTTAGTTGTTTACCTAAAAAACATGGTGGTGGCGGACATTCTGATGCTGTTTACCTACCCGTGGCGTGTGTTAGGTGACCTCGGACAAGGCGGCGTGCAGTTGAAGCTGATAGTTTGCCGCTACACAGCTGTGCTTTTCTACCTCAGCATGTACACAGGAATAACCTTTATGACCCTCATTAGTATGGAGCGCTACTTTAAAATAGTCCGCGGCACCTCAGGTGTGTCTTACCTTCTGCAGCGCGCTTCGGTAGCGAAGACTTTCGCGCTTCTAACGTGGGCCGTCATGATGTTCTTCATGTTGCCGAACACCATATTAACCAACCAGCCCATGCCTGAAGTGTTTTCCTGCATGAACCTGAAAAGTGAACTGGGTCGAACATGGCACGAAATTTCAGCCCACTTCACCGTTGGAATCTTCTGGGTGGCGTTCATGCTGATGTTGTTTTGCTACACCTCCATCGCCTGTCACGTGTACCGCTCTCTAAAGCGGGTGCAACGGGACCGCAGCGAGGCAGGCCGACGGTCAAATCGAAGCATCTTTAGCTTGCTGGCTGTGTTCGTCTTTTGTTTTGTGCCCTACCACGTTTGCCGCGTTCCCTACACGCTTAGCCAAAGGCCCAACGCTGATTTTAGCGCGTATGACCGCTTCATCCTCTACCAGCTGAAAGAAGCTACGCTCTTCCTGTCCGCATTTAACGTATGTCTGGATCCCATCATTTACTTCTTAATGTGCAGGACATTCAGAGAGTCACTTTTGCAGAAGATTTCTTCTGTAAACCGAGAAAAGAGGAGGCCTTCTCTAGGCACTGGGCTGAGTATCAGTAATCTATAAGAGGAAGAGCAACAAAGTTAATTTGCAGTAGCCATGATGGAAAAGCAGATATTGATTTTAAAACCACGTACCTTGCTGTGGTTTCCTTGCATGAGAAAATGCAGAATGACGAGGCGGACTGAAAGGTCACTGGTGTTTTCCAGAAAACCACAGCTCTCAAAATCATTTTCATAAATAAGTCAATGATGTCAatggttcttcatggaaccagatggcaataagaaaaaaaaaaaccttttatgtATGTACTTCCTTCTGTGGAATATAAATGGTGAAATATCTCAGACAATATTTTCTGTACAATCACACTGACAAAAATGGCACAAAAGCAacacatattattatttttttctagttTTCTAGTTATAAAATAACTTTGTGTGAGGGACAGTCCAAAATGTAAGTCTTTATTCTTGGAAAATCTTTGGAGCATCCTCTTCTCAAATcaaatatgaattaataatGTGGTG
Coding sequences within:
- the LOC137085040 gene encoding P2Y purinoceptor 14, encoding MNYTNMTQTEQKNATNVSSVFTHQVLPVFYSIICACAFILNGLAAWIFFRIPSSSALVVYLKNMVVADILMLFTYPWRVLGDLGQGGVQLKLIVCRYTAVLFYLSMYTGITFMTLISMERYFKIVRGTSGVSYLLQRASVAKTFALLTWAVMMFFMLPNTILTNQPMPEVFSCMNLKSELGRTWHEISAHFTVGIFWVAFMLMLFCYTSIACHVYRSLKRVQRDRSEAGRRSNRSIFSLLAVFVFCFVPYHVCRVPYTLSQRPNADFSAYDRFILYQLKEATLFLSAFNVCLDPIIYFLMCRTFRESLLQKISSVNREKRRPSLGTGLSISNL